Below is a genomic region from Pseudomonadota bacterium.
CTTATGTAATCCGGGAGGTCCTGGATGCGGCTGAAAAGATTATCGGGGCCGGAAATACGCTTCAGCTGATGAAGGTCGAGAGAGATGGACATGCGGATTATCCCCTGATCCGCCGTACCCTGCAGGACAGCCCTGCTGGCAGGCGGAAAGGATCTTCTGAAGTCTGTTCTGGCCGGTGGCAGCCAGTCCGGGAAACCTGATCCGGAACCAGCCCTGAAAGCTTTTGGAAATGTGAAGAAATGGGCGGAGAAATTGCAGACGGCCGGGGGCCGTGAACTGGTCATCGATTGCCTTTGCCACGATGGATGTGCGCTCTGGAAGCAGGAGCTGGCTTCTGTATCGGCCCATAAAAAAGATCTGGCCCGGGTAAGGGAGTGGCTTGAGGTTGCCCTGGTTGCCGGGGGTCAGGCACTGGTGGGTGAACTGGCGGATGCAGCGGCAGAGGTCCAGCGGCCCACGGACCCGGCGGTTGCGGATCTTGTTGTTGAATGGGCGCAGAAGTATGGGGACAGTGACCGCCTCCAGAATCACTGGTGGCCGCCTGTCATTGTTCTGGGATCAAAAAGCGAAATCAAGATCGCGGCGCTGACAGAGGCGCTGGAGATCCTGGGTTTCAGGGCTGAAATCATTTCCGTTGATGTGGAATCCGGTGTTCCGCCACAGCCGCAGAATGAGGAAACCCGGCAGGGCGCCATGAACCGCTCCTCCAACGCCATGGCAGCTTACCCGGGTGCCGCAGTCTATGTGGCCATCGAGAATGGAATTTTCCAGCAGCCGGATGGTACATGGGTTGACAAGGCGGTCGTCTGCCTGACCACAAGCGCCGGTAATCATTACACCTATGTTGTCACATTCTCGGACGGTGTGGTGTTTGATACGCAGTATGTTGAGGAGGCCCGTCGGCGTGGCTTTGACAAATATACAGTCGGCCAGGTTATGCAGGAACTGGGCATTGTCAAGGACCACAGGGATCCCCATGCAGACCTTTCCGCAAAACCCCGAAAGGATTTCCTGAAAGAGGCTCTTGTTTCCGTTCTTCCAGAGTTTGCGGAACAG
It encodes:
- a CDS encoding inosine/xanthosine triphosphatase; this translates as MKKWAEKLQTAGGRELVIDCLCHDGCALWKQELASVSAHKKDLARVREWLEVALVAGGQALVGELADAAAEVQRPTDPAVADLVVEWAQKYGDSDRLQNHWWPPVIVLGSKSEIKIAALTEALEILGFRAEIISVDVESGVPPQPQNEETRQGAMNRSSNAMAAYPGAAVYVAIENGIFQQPDGTWVDKAVVCLTTSAGNHYTYVVTFSDGVVFDTQYVEEARRRGFDKYTVGQVMQELGIVKDHRDPHADLSAKPRKDFLKEALVSVLPEFAEQLKADQRHAPAAETRGRTLSLRV